The sequence GCGGAAGGCGGCATCGCCCAGGCGCGGGCCGCGCTCTTCAAATGCCGGACGGTCGCTGAAACGCTCAGGACGGCCTTCGCGCTCGGGGCGGTAAGGCTCGAACTTGTTGTCGGTGCTCTGGCGCGGGCCGCTGGGCTTGCCGCCCGGACGCGCGTCCTTGCGGTCGCCAAACTTGCCGCCACGGCCGGCGGCGACAGGCTCGGCCCGGCGTGCGCCGGGGCGGTCATCGCCGCGCATGGCGACGATGGGCTTGGCGGCGGGTTTTGGCGGCGCGGCAGGCTCTGCCGGCTCGCTGGCGGGCTGGGCGGATTCGGCGAATTCGGCTTCCAGCGCTTCAGGCGTCGGATTGCCGTCGGCATCGAGCGCGGGCGCTACGCTTTCAGTAGCAGCTTGCGCTTGTCCATCCTGCGCTACAGCCTGATTTCCTTCAGAAATCGAAGCTGCTGGCACGGCGTCGGCGGCGGTCTTGGCGTCGGCGGCGGCCTGCACCTGTCCGCGCACGGCGGCTTCGAGCGCTTTGGCAGCGGCATGGATTTTTTGCGCGTCGCCGCTGGCGGTGGCGGCCTCGACGGCCTTGGCGGCTTCAAGCACGTAGCGGTCATGCTCGCCCAGCGCGGCGGCGGCTTTTTCGCGCTCGACGGTCTTGCGCTGGAAGGCGTCGTCAATCGGCTTGCGGAAGGCGTCCCAGAGCTTTTGCTCCTGCTTGCGCTCAATCGGCACGCTCTGCGCTTCATGCTGCCAGCGCTGCTGCAGCGACTTGACGGCGTCGATGCGCAACTGCGGCTCGGCGCCCAACACTTGCGCTTCCTCGATCATGGCGCGGCGGCGGGCCAGGCTGGCGGCGCGGGCGGCGGTCAGACCAGCATCGGCCTTGTCCATGGCGGCTTTCCAGACCGGCTGGATTTCGGCAAAGGCCTTTTCGCCCAGATGGCCGGCTTCGCGCCATTTATCGACAAAGGCGTTCAGGCTGCGGATATGCATCTTCCAGTCGGTGTTGCCCTGGTTGGCTTCAGCCCAGGCGAGCACTTCGTCGATCAGCGCCTGGCGCTGGGCCTTGTGGGCTTCGGCCTGTTCCTTGACCTTTTCAAGCCAGGCTTCGACGACCTTGTGCGCTTCGTTGCAGGCGTCGTCAAAACGCTTCCACAGCGCATGGTTGGGCGTGCCGCCCTGGTCGCTGGTCTTCCACTGTTCGCGCATGTTGCGCAGGGCGTCCTGCTGCTTGCGCCCGCCCAGCGGCTTGGCCACCAGTGCTTCGGCCTTGACGACCAGTTCTTCGCGAATCTGGTCGGCACGCCAGCGCTGCCAGCCTTCGAGTTCGCCGGCGGCGGTCAGCGCGGCGTGCGCGGCAGCTTCGAGCTTGCTGTCGATGTTGCGGATGTTTTCCTTCAGCGCATGGCGCAGGTCGGCGGCGACCTTGGGCGTCGATTTGCCGTGGCCTTCAGTGACTTCATGCTCCAGCCGGGCCAGCGCTTCCTGCACGATGGCGGCGGATTTGGCGCGCAGCTCGTTCAGGGCGCCGGGTTCCATCTTGGCCTTGGGCGCACGCGCGGGCTGGCTGCCGTCGGCAGTCGCCTGGGCTTCGGATTTTGATGTCGGCAGGCCGCGTGCGGCGCGCAACTCGTCGGCCCAGACCGGCACGGCGGGCAGCGGTGCGGCGGCGTCTTCGGCGGCTTTCACCGTCAAGGCGAGCGCGCCCTGGAAAGCGTCCCAGACGGCCAGCAACTGGCCGCGCGAGGCGTCGAGCAGCGGCGGGAACTTGCCATCGACGCTGGCCCAGTTGGCATCCTGCGCGAGTTCGTCGGCCTGGGCCTGCCAGTGCGCCACGTCGGCGCGCAGGGTGTCAAGCACGGCCTCGGCATCGCGCCAGGGCTTGATCGACAGCACTTCGATGCGCTGCGCGATCAGCACGGCGGCCTCGCGCTGCACCTGGGTGCGGTGCTGCAGGTCTTCAATCGTCTTGACGCGCTCGGCGAGCTGCACTTTCAGGCCGGCCAGCGGTTCCTTGGACAGCGGCGCGCCGGCCTTGGCGGCGTCGCGCTGCCAGGCCAGGGCATCGGCCAGGTTGAGCTTGGGCAGGGCCAGCAGCGACTTGGCTTTTTCGGCCCATTCGGCAGCGATGATTTCCTGGCCCTTGCTGCGCTTGACTTCGTCGAGCTTTTCCTTCAATGGCTTGGCCGCGCCCTTGTCGCGGTTGGCCA comes from Polaromonas naphthalenivorans CJ2 and encodes:
- a CDS encoding DUF349 domain-containing protein, coding for MLRSFLSKSSKAEPTPAAAVKTSVAKSAEAHPLDGLTGGAFSAATSGERASRIRQWLATEPTPEQMAEVYKDLANRDKGAAKPLKEKLDEVKRSKGQEIIAAEWAEKAKSLLALPKLNLADALAWQRDAAKAGAPLSKEPLAGLKVQLAERVKTIEDLQHRTQVQREAAVLIAQRIEVLSIKPWRDAEAVLDTLRADVAHWQAQADELAQDANWASVDGKFPPLLDASRGQLLAVWDAFQGALALTVKAAEDAAAPLPAVPVWADELRAARGLPTSKSEAQATADGSQPARAPKAKMEPGALNELRAKSAAIVQEALARLEHEVTEGHGKSTPKVAADLRHALKENIRNIDSKLEAAAHAALTAAGELEGWQRWRADQIREELVVKAEALVAKPLGGRKQQDALRNMREQWKTSDQGGTPNHALWKRFDDACNEAHKVVEAWLEKVKEQAEAHKAQRQALIDEVLAWAEANQGNTDWKMHIRSLNAFVDKWREAGHLGEKAFAEIQPVWKAAMDKADAGLTAARAASLARRRAMIEEAQVLGAEPQLRIDAVKSLQQRWQHEAQSVPIERKQEQKLWDAFRKPIDDAFQRKTVEREKAAAALGEHDRYVLEAAKAVEAATASGDAQKIHAAAKALEAAVRGQVQAAADAKTAADAVPAASISEGNQAVAQDGQAQAATESVAPALDADGNPTPEALEAEFAESAQPASEPAEPAAPPKPAAKPIVAMRGDDRPGARRAEPVAAGRGGKFGDRKDARPGGKPSGPRQSTDNKFEPYRPEREGRPERFSDRPAFEERGPRLGDAAFRAQREAFEAANHALKKLAMQAHGEVLTNLLTAWEKRDPEQLPAAQELGKLVAPAVRSSWAKALGAPAEKDASEALLRLEMAAELPTPAEHISARRMLQLQLLTKRNAPTPAETWGEDAAKVLAAEFDAGNARRLQNVLKALLKR